The Deinococcus koreensis genome window below encodes:
- a CDS encoding PadR family transcriptional regulator has protein sequence MHRRGGDGNLLRGTLDFLLLASLEAGPLYGLRIIQDVQATTNGHFSFKEGTLYPALHRLEQRGLIRAETRPSDSGGPPRKYYHLTDSGLKELGRQRDEQRAHAAALRPYLEFA, from the coding sequence TTGCGCGGCACGCTGGACTTCCTGCTGCTCGCCAGCCTGGAAGCCGGCCCGCTGTACGGGCTGCGGATCATTCAGGACGTGCAGGCCACCACGAACGGCCACTTCAGCTTCAAGGAAGGCACGCTGTACCCGGCCCTGCACCGCCTGGAGCAGCGGGGGCTGATTCGCGCCGAGACGCGCCCCAGCGACTCCGGCGGGCCGCCCCGCAAGTACTACCACCTGACCGACAGCGGCCTGAAGGAACTCGGGCGCCAGCGAGACGAACAACGCGCCCACGCCGCCGCCCTGCGCCCCTATCTGGAGTTCGCGTGA